In the Zingiber officinale cultivar Zhangliang chromosome 5A, Zo_v1.1, whole genome shotgun sequence genome, gacagcagaatcccctgtcacaagatttggagcatgacacacacgtgaaacctacaagttgtcagagaaagaaatcctctggccctttcctttgctccaaacttgtagtccgagcggaaagatacctaaacatccgaccggacatccgcagtggtttacttgtgctttgtggagactaacaaacaggggtgctttatgactgtaaTCGGCCAAAAGGTCAGCtaggtccatgacctttttaactgagcgtcggaaccccgatttgacagggtgcctaccaactataagtgcaaaccggccggacccttccgggtactcgattccatcggccggccggcagtccagtcggaccacactctcctctgggtgggcggctgttccggtgacttccacttggcgttgactttgcaagagaagggggggcccgctcttactaccggatcaagcATGGTCGACAGTCGGGTCATACCGAGGATCGTACGGTGAAAGTTTCAACTGTCGtgacagagatatgctcggatagTTGCGGTATGACGTCAGGCACGTTTTTCTAATATAACCATTTTGAGGTATGCTTTAAGAAACTTGCGCGTCTCGGGAAGCGTGCACGTgtctctccggggtcctatataaagacctctagacttcgacgaaggtatgttTTTCTcctctactgtagccacagtctcgTTATTTTGCCTCTGCTTCGTCTCGCcgctacctgacttgagcgtcggagggctgtcgtcgggaaccccttcccgacccgactttgTTGCAAGTTCCCCGGAAGTCCACGTCACTGAGGAGATCATCCGGaggcagcagagagcgccacgcccccagttttcatcgactcagcgctcggataggataaaaaaaaaaaatgtatatatatatatatataactaaattTCATGACTAAACTATAAACGAACTGTAAAGCTAAGAAAAGTAACTTATTAATTTTTCAACatagaaaaataagtttaattttccatttaaCATCACTCCTTCATTATTATCTCCTTTATAAGCTTTTCCAAATTTCTCCAAGATCCTCCACCAGGTTGGGCTGCCTCAACTGCTTTTTCTTTCCACTCCACCGCTTTCCTCTTCATTTCCTTCCCCTTCTGCCCTTccatcagctccttgatcaaccCTTCCACCTCCTCCCTCGTTACATCTTCACCAATTTCCATTCCAATGCCCCATACAGAGCATATGTACCTACGATTAATTTGCTGATCGGCAAAGAAAGGCCAACAGATCATGGGAACCCCTGAGCACATGCTTTCCGTCGTAGAATTCCATCCGCAGTGCGTCAAGAAACCTCCAATTGCAGCATGAGCCAACAGCCTCCGTTGTGGGCACCAGCTCGCGAAGAAGCTCCTTCCCTCGGTCATCTCCGAGAACTCCCGTGGCAACAACGCCGCGTCGCCGACCAAGAGGTCCGGTCTAATGACCCAAAGAAACGCGCATCCGCTGTTAGCCAAACCCCATCCGAACTCCACGGCCTGCTCGCTCGTCAAGTTTGTCAAGCTACCAAAGTTGACGTACAACACGGACCCTGACTCCTTTTCGTCTAACCATTCCATGCATCGCGAGTCCTCTCTCCACATGTTCAGTCCACCGATCGATGAGGTCGATGAATCATTGGGAATGTGCTGAGAAAGCAGGCACATGGGACCGATATCGAACACCGGCGCCGGCAGCATCGATGAACACGCGCTGAGCAATGGCGATTCCAATTCAGAAAAAGTGTTGAAGACGATTGCCGTGGCTTGGTGAGATGCACGAGCTCCGTCCATGGAAAAGTTGAGCGATGCGTCGTCTCGGTCGGTGGTTCGAATGAAACTAGTCAAATCTCTCAGCCGGACTGTTACCATTCCTGGTATCCAATCAATGACAGTGTCCAGGTACCCATTTGTAAGATCCTCTTCACCTAATTAAGTCATGAATCAAGCTTAAACTCGATTAGACTCGATTATCTTACCAAATAAATTTGAGCACCTCAAATTTGGACTTCGACTTGACTCGGCTCGGCTGACCTTATTAATATATATGACACTTAATACTTACTTTTCAAAGGGATGAGGCCCCTCTCGATCAAGTCCTTGGAGTAGTACAAGTCCGTGAAGCCACACGCGGCCACTGTGCAGTAGAACACGTTAGGGATCCCCAATTCGGTGGTGGCGTTGAGGGTGAAGGTGGCGAAGGAATCTGAGATGACGCATCTAACGGGTGGGACGCTGGATATGCTCGGATCGTTCAGTGCGGATATGAGCCTGAGGAAAGAAGCAGGGCAGTGCTTTTGGGCGGCGAGAACGCGATTCCTAGCGTCTTCTCTGTATAATTGGTCGCTATCGTCGGGGGCGTCGGAGATGCTGGCGAAGCGGAAGTCAGGGAGGCCGTCGAGAGCGGAGAGTGATCCGCTATGGTTGAGAAGTTGGCGGTGGGCGGAGTCGGTGTTGACGAAGGTTATGAAGAAGCCCTTGAAGTGGAGGACTTTGGCCAGGTTGAGCATGGAGTTGATGTGGCCTTGCAAGGGGAGAGCCATGCAGACGAGATGAGTTTTGGTGGAGGAGCGCTCCATCTTTGCCTCGGACAGGACGGCCAATTCAACCTTCGTCTGTCTGGGATGATCTGGGTCCTGGGACTATGGAAGCTGTGCCTGTGCAGAAGAAGGTCAAGATAATGGGCAAAAAATTAGAAGGCGGCTTAGTTTTTTATAGGAATAAATAATAGACAATTGGAACCATTATTAATTGACTAATTAAGTGACAGTAAGTAGGACGGATTGGACGGAAGAGTATGCTATTAAGCGAGAGTAAGtagaaaatataaaatttgatcttAATCCAACCTATTATATATTATCTCTATTCTTGCGATGGCTTCGTGAATTGCCTCATTCAACAATTTTGCATTTGTATAGTCTTGTTTCCATCCAATCGTTGTACAGAGTGGTAAAAGATGATTTGTTTCTCCTTAGCATTTTTGTCAATCGATTTTAGGACTAACGTGAAAAGGACAAATAACGATAATTAAAAAACTAGATGAATGAAGAGTGACTTATATGCGGTGCCAGGAATTATACTTTGTTAATCTTAAGATTCGACCCTCAACTTTAAAGATAAATCATTATCCATCTATCACCTTGAACATGGCGCATTGGAGCAGCATCTCTGTCATATAAGGATAGTGCGACCGTTGAAATATGAATATTATcatatgaaattttaaaattaaaatttaatacgTCTTAGCATGTCTTCCTCTCTATCTTAATCACTTATGActaataattatttataattcATTTTTTCCGTATTAATatagaagaattattttttactatatgGGAGCAGCATTTCTGGAGCAGGATAACTTTGATTTATCTTTATTTGTGATAGTTTATTAACcactcaattttaaaaaataataataataataatatttatatatatatatatatatatatatatatatatatatatatatatataacatagtTTTTATTAATCTCTTAGATATAAACTAATATACACTTAGATCACTCGCAGCCTGACCTTGTCGTGACTTGGATCACAATAAAATCATTCATATAAATAtgaaaaaacacaaaaatatattaataagaattattaCTATAGTAACTTGGCATTCATTATCGGTATTtgatttcttaattttttttctcttaatccAAAACTGTCTTGAttgattattttacaaaaaaataaaatcactaTCATTTTCACAAAGATGAAATTATGCCTGCCTTGTTCTGTATTACCATGGACTCGTTGGATGTTTTGTGAAATCCAAATTTGATTTATCTTCTTTGAATCTGATTTGAGATATGTAATGTTGGGGTAgggaaaatataattttctttgtGATATATCGTACATATCATACATATACATACCAAACATATTAATATTAACGACATATAATTTTATACGATATATTAAATTTTTCATATGAAGTcatatatcatatcaaaaatttcgatataataaaaatatatatcaatTCCCTACTAAAATTTTGGTATACTTCATTTTTAGTATCACTAAAAAAAACTACTATTTAGGGatgaaatttgggacgaatttgataaaaaaattcgtcgcaaaatattttgcgatgaattttgggacgaaattaTATTCGTCCCAAAAATGGCATTGCAAAATGTTGACGACGAATACATAATTTTCGTTGAAAATTTTTGCGGCAAATTTAAATTTTCGTCACAGAATTCGTTGCAAATCTGCAATGAATatttattcgttgcaaatttcataattttatatttgtGACAAACTTATACTTTTGTCCCAAATTTACAACGAAAATTTTTCGTCGCAAAAAACGTTACCTAATTACAAATAACTagaggaaaaaaaaatcctattttcgttggaaatttgcgACAAAAACATATTTTCGTTGCAAATCTACAACGAATCTGGATTCGtcgcaaatttgcaacaaatctgGATTCATCGCAAATTTGCGACGAATCTGGATTAGTCCAAAAAATGTCACTTTAACCACGTCAAGTAGAAAAAGCTATTtgcgacgaattttgggacgaatctaaatTCGTCCAAAAAGTTGTTCCTAATTTGCGACGAAAAACttaattttgtcccaaatctgCGACGAATTCTGGAATGAATCTTGATTCATTGCAAaagttatttctttaatttgcgacgaaaaactaatttttgtcCCAAATATGCGAtgaagtttgggacgaattcatatttatcataaattttcAACGAATCATTTGTCGTAAAATttgtcccaaaaaaaaaaaaaaattcaaaatctttcTTGATTTTTCTGTTATCCTGTTTACATATTACACTTACAATATCTTCAACAAATTATATCCAATACATTCATATACAACATCCAAACAAATCATCCTAAAACTAAACACATCATATCCAACACATCCATAATTCATAAATCTTATATCCAAATAAATCATCCCAAAACTAAacacatcatattcatatatacaaataaccaaaatcaaacaacaagttcaacaaatcatcccaaaactaaacacatcatattcatatatacaacTAACCTAAATCCAAACAAGTTCAACAACTCATAATATCCAAACATGAAAGTTCTATAATAATCTaaacaacaaatgtaacaagACAtccaaaggaaaataaaatacatatcatCATGTCTCAGGTGCTTCGGTCGCCTTCCGTACTTCTTTTCCCGCGTCAAATTACAAACAAACAATAAGTAACATTTATAACTAAAAAATTGTATCAAACATATTAATGATATCTGTATCTAATATTTACATACATGAATGAAATTTGTTACTAAGATTATTTGTCATAACATGCAAAGTATCATCATGACATAAAATGCAAAGTATCAATGTGAAATTAAAGTTGTTTGCAATTCATATCCTTTGTTCAAGCCTCATGTTCATATATACAAATAATCAAAATCCAAACAACAAGTTCAACAAATCATCCCAAAACTAAAtacatcatattcatatatacaacTAATTCCATTGGAAcaatttttatgtgatttaaTATCACCAGATCAGTGATTATTCCCATTGTTATATACCTTGATGATTAGCAATCAACTTACTAATATGCAATCATAATAGTATTCTTGTAAATTGGACTATATTTCCGTGTTTACTCAATTAAATATCTTGTTTCACGAATGTGAGGATCTAGGCAAGCACCTACAGTTTGACAAAAAAAATGGATCTTGGAGCCCCATATGATCAAGTAACTGTCATAGAGACTCAAATTATATACCTAGGagaaattcaataaattttaataggACTGTTGGCTCAAGGTTTCAATCCACATGCTAGCATCTTAATCTCTAATTGCATATCCTACCTTTTAATTTAAGATTCATTAATCTACTTAAATTTCTTCAACccacgatatatatatatatatatatatatatatatatataaaacaatttTGTTTAATCACCAACATCCATATCTTCAAACAAGCTACAATAACATTCTGTTTTGCCAACATACTGCTACACGTGAAGGTTCTTAATTGAATCATTCATGCAAAGTCTTATGATAGAGGCTCTTTTCATCCTATGAATTGCAATGAAATAAGATAAGGTAGGCCTATAATTTTGAGTGTTTAGTAAAATTTCTATTTGATCAAGGTTTTATTTCAGTCAGATTTCTCCTAAACCTTTTTAAGTTATTTAGGCTTCAATGAAATCATTGTCATCGACAAACAAGGGCATTCAAGGAGCTTCAAACAAGGAAATTGATAATGAAATAAGTACATTGATAATCCTTTTACTACTTTTGTGGTTAATTTTGTATAGTTAAATGTGTGTATAAGTGCTCTTAAAAAGAGCACATCAGTATACTCACATTAGTATATATATTACATATATACTAATGTGAGTATACTAGAACAAGATTTCCAGTcccaacaaatataataacaaaaatactAGAACGCTGGTAAAAGAATTGACAAAAGAACTCAAATCAATATTAAAAATAGTTACTCTAAGAAAAGTTCGTGCAATGGATTCTTCTCCGGGACCCCGCATGatgggagcttcatgcaccaaGCTATCCGTTTTTACTCTAAGAAAGGTTCAAAAGAATGATCACCAAATTAAACTAGTCACTGTATAAAAAGGCGACATAATTGtaactcaaacatcaaaattatGCAAAGGCAGCATGGAATTATTATAACACATCACAGTAGAAGGTGTTCTAAAAaccaatcaaaagagcaaggacatGAAGATACAAAGCTAAATTAATAATAAGGTAGTAGAATTTGTTTGGCAGCGTTATCTTATATAGATACCAAACATGACATAAGATGCCATCTATCAAGGTAACATGAAAATATAGAATCAACTATAACATGACatgaaaaaaattcaaacataaaATTTACCATAAATTTATGAAGAATCACCACCACTGCCATTATCATCATCACCATCATCACCGTCACTGGGAGGAATTTGACTTGGAACAAAACTTAATTGAAGATGTCACATAATAAAGTCTTGTTGTCGGCGCATTTCTCTCATTTCTTCATCCTTGTCCTTTATAATGCCCTTCAACTGGGAAATCTCTTCAGTCAAGTTATGCATCTGCTGGGTatgtgaggaggaggaagaagatatacGACCAACTCTATGGGTTCTGCTCAATGAACTCATTCCGAATATCTTTCCTCCCCCCTTTTGGCCTCCACTCGCACGTAGCCATAAATTGAAATCAGTACCAACAGACGGCTCAGACCCCTCAATATTAGAACTAGCAGAAGCTGAACATCTCTGTGCTACCTCTAGCTCAACATATTTTTCCtgtattgtaaaaaaaataaaacaaatttccAATAATAAAATTTTAGGAATGCAAGAGTATAAAGTTAGAGCAGATACATTAATAATAGattctaagttataaattaagatcCAAAGTTTATTCAAACCTTAATTGCTTTAGCTCTGTCACCGCtccaagtcttatcttttttCTGAAATGTGCGGGTGAAAGTATTTATAAAATTAGGCTCCTTTCCCAATTCTTTGGTCTAAAAAAGATAAttagaaataattaaataatgtaaagtagattaagaaaatattaggAGATTTAAAAAATTACCAATCTATGTCTATGTTCATCCACATTGATAGAGCCTCCTACATATGTCGCAGACATTTCTccagaattaaaagattaatttattttattctggTGACTTCTTTTTTTAAACTCCTCActtttccaaaaattttaaatcCTTATCCAATTTTCCTCGGTGATGAATCGTGGTTTTTTCCCCCTCGGCTTTGCATGATTGAGTATATGGCgaatgtgatcgccacatttttTCATGAAAATCCTCTTTATTTCCATCTCATCAATCATGTCTCAAGTGAATGATCGCTGcaatagaagaaaaataaatatttatatattcacttttatttaagatataaaatgattAAGATATACCTTAATTTCACTCCACCATAGCTCTCTTGTGGGTGCTGGAGTGCTTGTATAACTCATCGAGTCTCCTCTTCAATGCTTATTCATGATTCTATTAATCTCGTGAATAACACGGACAGAATTATCAAAtctattataaattataaaaaaattgttaaataattaaaatagttaaaaaaatgaaatagttTGATTCTACTTACGAATCTCCACAAGTGGATATAGGCTCTCGAGTGTCTGGCCTCTCAGCAACCGAGTGTCGAGAAGGAACGAAAGAGGGTACTGGCGACTCAATCGGTGAAGGTACTGTGGAAGGAGAAGGCACTGCCGAAGGAGAAGGCGATCCTGTAGAGGAAGGTACTAGCATAGCTATATGCGATGGGACTGGCATAGGTGTATGCGATGATACTGGCATAGGTGTATGCGACGGTGCTGCATCCTCTACTGGGGGCGTAGCAATAGTGTCTGCAGGTGCTGTAACTTGAGAGCTCCGTCTACGACCACCCCGTCGAAACATattcttaaaattcaaaaatatgataaagtaaatacaaatattaTGCATAATgactaatttgaaaaaaaaaaaactcaccaTAATTCCTAAAAAATAAGAGTGCACAAACCCCTGAGATGACGATGAGATATAACTTCTAATCACCTACTACAGAGTATtaacatataaaatatataaatgaaaaaataaaataattatatgcTGATTGAGACAGATTAACTAATTGAGCTATGAGTTTTGTAATTTGcagattaaaactaaatttgcTCCTAAAAAAGCagtatatgaaaataaaatattataaagtttattttattaagataacaaaacttacccattacaaaaaatcaaagtcctcattgtcattatcattatcatccttgtcatcatcatcgtcgtcatcctcctcctcctcctcctcctcatcatcatcaatttcagtTGCATCCACATTTATGACTACTCCGCTGGGATCTCGTaatgttggaataatatattcctaaGTATGAAATGTATTTGTAACTTTCTCTTGTTGATAAGCAATGTCCTCCCAACGTTCCTCAATTTTTTCCGTGCTTTCGTTTTACAAACGGCCCACCAATCAACTTTGTCACGTTTCAGACTAGGATATGAAGCATAGAAAACTTGAATTGCTTGctgtgccaacacaaatggtttATATTTCTTGtacaatctcttatgatttatttcaaccaaattatatcGTGGATGCACCTTCATTCCTCTGATAGGATCAAACCAACGACATATGAATAGAATTACTCGCATTTCTGGGCCAGGATATTCTATCTCTAAAATTTCATCCggcaaaccataaaaatcattgcttgcaTCTCCATCATTGGATGACTTAACACAAACTCCACTATTCATTGTAGTTTTTCCCATTCCATAATTTtcagtatgaaaattatatccatttatgaaataagCTGGCCAAGTGCGTACCATTTCTTTTAGACCCCATGCCAGATGGATTAACAATTCTTGCTCAATGTCAGTTTGATTATCAAGAACCTAAATGCAAATACGACAATTATTACAAAATTCATAAGCGAAAACCAAATTTAAATTGACTACTTACAAATGATTTGAACCACGGTGCAAATTCTTCTTGACAAAAGTGATCAAACTCTTGTGTCGACAAATCaaaatataagttttcaaaaatcctacgataaaaaaaatataacctAAATGTTATgacataaaaaatataatatatatatatacacaaactCATAAaatgatgattatatatttttgaaacaagattttaatatttattactcgttcgggttagaaaatttataaacgtgtgaatattggttaaaaattatgtttgggcCCACTAGTAAGATGAGGAGAATGAtatgaacccatagaaacttgtttcatgtcattccgagctctctaaggctatctttcaatttttttaaagtatcatttgaaaataataaataaataaaaatttgggATGAAATTTGGAATTCGttccaaattagggacgaattccctagttcgtcccaaattaggggcgaattccaaatttcgtcccaaaattttatttttattttttttaagtgatactttaaaaaattgaaagatgaccctagagagctcggaatgacatgaagCTAGTTTCTATGGGTTTGTATCATCCTCCCCATCTTACTAGTggcccaaacaaaatttttaaccaatattctgacgtttataattttttaaacaagattttaatatttattactcgttcgggtaagaaaatttataaacgtctaaatattctttaaaaattttgtttgggccCACTAGTAAGATGAGAAGAACGATacaaacccatagaaacttgtttcgtgtcaatccgagctctctagggtcatctttcaaatttttaaagtatCACTTAAAAAAATAGGAATTGTGACGAATCCGGAAATtcatccctaatttgggacgaattccctagttcgtcgcaaaatttaaaatttttaaaaatcagatTAAATGCATCCAAAATGCGGGatatggacttagagagctccgaatcatatgaaacaagttcttatgggttcgtatcgatctcctgatcgcaaCGATgaccttaaatatttttttcacacaatatatttaggtgagtgatTTTTTGATATCAAAATCACTTCaccattttcaaactctaactctttttcactAACTCTTACATTTTATTAACTCCATCTACTTATtattatgattaaaaaattttaaaaaatatttgtggCCATCGTTGCGATCATGAGATCGATACAgacccataggaacttgtttcatgtgatttggagctctctaggtccatctccCGAATTTTGGacgtatttattttgatttttgaaaattttaaagtttgCAACAAACTTgagaattcatcccaaatttacgACGAACTTCCaggttcgtcccaaattagggacgaattacaaatttcgtcccaaatttttatttatttattttttaaagtgatactttaaaaaattgaaagatggtcctagagagcttggaatgatacgaaacaagtttctatgggttcgtatcattCTCTTCATGTTACTAGTGGgcccaaacataatttttaaccaatacaccgatgtttatatatttttggaacaagattttaataattattactCGTAcgggttagaaaatttataaacgtgtgaatattggttaaaaattatgtttgggcCCACTAGTAAGATGAAGAGAAAGATACAgacccatagaaacttattttgtgtcattccgagttctctagggtcatctttcaattttttaaagtatcacttaaaaataataaataaataaaaatttgggATGAAATTTGGAATTCATCCCAAATTAGGGATGAATTCCCGAGTTCGTcacaaattagggacgaattctaaatttcgtcccaaaattttatttttattttttttaagtgatactttaaaaaattgaaagatggccctagagagctcagaatgacacgaaacaagtttctatgggttcgtatcatCCTCCCCATCTTACTAGTGGGCCCaaataaaatgtttaaccaaTATTAtgacgtttataaatttttgaaacaagattttaatatttattacccATTCGGGTAAGAAAATTTATAAACATCTGAATATTCTTTAAAACTTTTGTTTGGGCCCACTTGTAAGATGAGGAGAATGATACGAacccataaaaacttgtttcgtgtcaatccgagctctctagggtcatcttccaaaaTTTTAAAGTATCACTTAAAAAACAAAAATTTTGCGACGAACTCGgtaattcgtccctaatttgcgaCGATAATGGTGACGAATATATATTCATTGCCAATTTGCGATGAAACCAGAGATTTGTCGCAAAAATTTATCTATTTATCTCAGTTTCTGCGATGAACAAATTTTTTCGTcacaaattttataaatttaccaACGAAATTTATTTTTCGACGCTGATTTGCAACGAAGTTTGCGACGAAAATATATTTGTTGCTAATTTGCAACGAAttattttcgtttctatttttgttgctaatttgcaatgaattagatttttgttgcaaaatcagtcataaatttgcaacgaatattattcgtcccaaatttccGTCCCCAAATAGCAAGTTTTTTGTAGTGTATGGTATAAACTACATATCATTCATATCAAACAATTCGGTATATTGAAATTTCAGAATAGTTTTGATTCAATACtgaaagttagggttagggttagggtaaagACACAAAGTGAAGAGAAATATGAATGAAAATAAGTCACGATTAAAATGATTTCATGATGGGTTAAGCCGGTTGGTTTAATTATTTAAAAGCTAAAGTCTCTTTCATTTGTATTGAGTATAAGATGCTCATatgtaaaaattaagaaaagaaaaagttaaatgtattattgaatccaaaaagTATATTAGAAATATAGAGAATAGAGTCTTATATAACAAAGTTAATAAATTCTAAGAAACTCTAAACCCTAAATAGAAAAGGGAAAAAAAGACTAAATTAtcctaaaaattataaacaaatatatatatatatatatatataatctaacatccccctCAAAGTCATTAAGCTACAGCTAGAAGTATTGAGAGTTTATCAGACAAGAAATGAAAACGTAAAGCAGAATGTgccttggtaaatat is a window encoding:
- the LOC121979475 gene encoding 7-deoxyloganetin glucosyltransferase-like, with the translated sequence MERSSTKTHLVCMALPLQGHINSMLNLAKVLHFKGFFITFVNTDSAHRQLLNHSGSLSALDGLPDFRFASISDAPDDSDQLYREDARNRVLAAQKHCPASFLRLISALNDPSISSVPPVRCVISDSFATFTLNATTELGIPNVFYCTVAACGFTDLYYSKDLIERGLIPLKSEEDLTNGYLDTVIDWIPGMVTVRLRDLTSFIRTTDRDDASLNFSMDGARASHQATAIVFNTFSELESPLLSACSSMLPAPVFDIGPMCLLSQHIPNDSSTSSIGGLNMWREDSRCMEWLDEKESGSVLYVNFGSLTNLTSEQAVEFGWGLANSGCAFLWVIRPDLLVGDAALLPREFSEMTEGRSFFASWCPQRRLLAHAAIGGFLTHCGWNSTTESMCSGVPMICWPFFADQQINRRYICSVWGIGMEIGEDVTREEVEGLIKELMEGQKGKEMKRKAVEWKEKAVEAAQPGGGSWRNLEKLIKEIIMKE